A window from Malania oleifera isolate guangnan ecotype guangnan chromosome 7, ASM2987363v1, whole genome shotgun sequence encodes these proteins:
- the LOC131160920 gene encoding germin-like protein 9-3, translating to MAKLLALSVAFALLFLAATVCAGDPELVSDFAVPEGLDRTRVDGVFFTYTGLRGREPSSRVGLGRKLVSVKEFPALSGTGLSLELLEFAPGALNVPHTHPRAGEILFVLDGALTVGTVDTTGKLYKNDLQKGDVFVFPKGLVHYQANFDKSNKAVAMSAFGSSNAGEVSLPKSLFGSSVPDEVLTNAFKVSADTVQQLKTGQN from the coding sequence ATGGCCAAGCTACTGGCTCTTTCCGTTGCCTTCGCCTTACTCTTCCTTGCGGCCACTGTCTGTGCCGGCGACCCCGAGCTCGTCTCCGACTTCGCCGTCCCCGAAGGCCTGGATAGAACCAGGGTTGATGGGGTGTTCTTCACCTACACCGGCCTCCGGGGTCGGGAGCCATCCTCCAGAGTTGGCCTCGGCCGCAAGCTGGTGTCGGTTAAGGAGTTCCCGGCCCTCAGTGGCACGGGGCTCTCCTTGGAACTCCTCGAGTTTGCTCCCGGGGCCCTCAACGTACCGCACACGCACCCCCGTGCTGGGGAAATCCTCTTCGTGCTGGATGGGGCTTTGACGGTGGGAACCGTGGATACCACCGGGAAGCTGTACAAGAATGACTTGCAGAAAGGAGATGTTTTTGTTTTCCCAAAGGGGTTGGTTCATTACCAAGCTAACTTCGACAAGAGCAACAAGGCCGTGGCGATGTCGGCGTTCGGGAGCTCGAACGCGGGCGAGGTGTCGCTGCCGAAGAGCTTGTTCGGGTCGAGCGTGCCGGACGAGGTGCTCACGAACGCGTTCAAGGTGTCAGCAGACACCGTGCAGCAGCTGAAGACTGGGCAGAACTGA